The genome window GTTGACCAGGCCTTCCGTTCGGTTGACCCGCTTGAGCCGCCGGCGCAGCGGGCTGTCTCGGGCCTGCTGGCGCGGGGGCCGCGGCGTGAGGCTGCCGAGGGGCTTGGGCCTGACCGCCCCCTTGGGTTTGCTTGAGGTCGCGCATGATGTTCTGGAAGTCGCGCTCCTCTTCCTGCGTGACCAGCGTGAAGGCAATTCCCGACTTCCCGGCGCGCGCCGTCCGGCCGCTGCGGTGGATGTAGGTGGCCGTGTCGCGGGGAACGGTGAAGTGGAAGACGTGCGAGACGGCGGGAATGTCCAGCCCGCGCGCCGCCACGTCGGTGGCCACCAGCACGTTCAGCTCGCCGTCCCGGAATTGCTGCAGCGTGGTCAGGCGCTTCTCCTGGGGGATGTCGCCCGTCAGGATGCCGATCGTGATGCCTTCCCGCTTCAGACGCTGATGCACCCAGGCGGCTTCCACCTTGGTCTCGCAGAAAATGATGGCGGATGCCACATCCGGGTTGCGCAGCAGTGTGCCCATCGCCTGGATTTTCTTGTCTTTGGGGACGCGCGCGAATTTGTGGGTCAAGCCCACGGCAGGGGTAAAGCCAGAACTCACTTCGATTTTCTCCGGGTTGCGCATGTACTTGTGCGCAATCTTGACGATTTCGGGGGGGAACGTGGCGCTGAAGAGCAGCGTCTGTCGATGCGCGGCGGGCACGCGATCGAGGATGTATTCCAGGTCGTCCTTGAAACCCATATCGAGCATCTCGTCCGCTTCGTCGAGCACCACCACCTTGCAGGTGTCGAGGTGCAGGTAGCCGCGTTCGATGTGGTCGCGCAGCCGGCCCGGGGTGCCAACCACCACCGGGGCCCATTGCATCTTGTCGATCTGGGTCTCGATCTTCACGCCGCCGAACACCGCCGCCACGATGATCTGCATCTTTTCGGCCACGCGTGCGAGTTCGTCAGAGACCTGCAGGGCCAGCTCACGCGTCGGGCAGATCACCAGCACCTGGGTGTCCGGGTTGGTCGGATCGATCCGCTGAAGGGTGGGCAGGCCAAACCCGAGGGTCTTGCCCGTGCCGGTGCGCGCCTGCACCATCAGGTCTTTGCCCGATTGCACATGCGGAATGGCTTCGTCCTGCACCGCCGTGGCGTGGGTGTACCCCATTTTTCCGAGCCCCTCGAGTAGGTCGGGGTGTAGCTCGAAGTCGGTGAAGGGTTTTGGAGACAAGGAGAAGCGTTCCTGTAGAGCGTGCAGGCCGTGAAGACCCGGTAAGACGCCTCAGTATACCACACCCCGTTCGCGCCCATCAGGCGCGGAACGCTGCTCGCATCGCGACACGGCGGGGGTTATTT of Candidatus Sericytochromatia bacterium contains these proteins:
- a CDS encoding DEAD/DEAH box helicase, whose product is MSPKPFTDFELHPDLLEGLGKMGYTHATAVQDEAIPHVQSGKDLMVQARTGTGKTLGFGLPTLQRIDPTNPDTQVLVICPTRELALQVSDELARVAEKMQIIVAAVFGGVKIETQIDKMQWAPVVVGTPGRLRDHIERGYLHLDTCKVVVLDEADEMLDMGFKDDLEYILDRVPAAHRQTLLFSATFPPEIVKIAHKYMRNPEKIEVSSGFTPAVGLTHKFARVPKDKKIQAMGTLLRNPDVASAIIFCETKVEAAWVHQRLKREGITIGILTGDIPQEKRLTTLQQFRDGELNVLVATDVAARGLDIPAVSHVFHFTVPRDTATYIHRSGRTARAGKSGIAFTLVTQEEERDFQNIMRDLKQTQGGGQAQAPRQPHAAAPAPAGPRQPAAPAAQAGQPNGRPGQPSGQAPGRFDGRGARLTPEQAGVASQIFQAISSEAANTEPYRGLVDALMSRGDSRRILAALLSQTPQAEAWLDVAPQAPDQPQAEDRGEGQDQGRREGRRRRRGGRGRGGRQGGQGEMNGAGFPAAAEPAAAPAPVAAPARPAPVEAGEAAPKPVRQRSVRKASAEPEAAPVVMAVPTEAVEAPKKRRTTKRTEAAEAPAAEVTEAPKKTRTTRAKAVAEPVVEEKAPVKRATRAKKTTEAATV